A window of Streptomyces sp. NBC_01689 genomic DNA:
ACCTCAGGTTCGACAACTACCCGTTCATCTTCCTGACCCTGATGCTGTCGCTGCAGGCCTCGTACGCGGCCCCCCTGATCCTGCTCGCGCAGAACCGTCAGGACGACCGTGACCGGGTCAACCTCGAACAGGACCGCAAGCAGAACGAGCGGTCGATCGCGGACACCGAGTACCTCACGCGCGAGATCGCCGCCCTGCGCATCGGCCTCGGCGAGGTCGCCACCCGCGACTGGATCCGCTCCGAGCTGGAGGACCTGGTCAGGGCGCTGGAGGAGGACCATTCGGACGGGCACGCCGTATTCCCGGCGGAACGGTCGCCCGGACGTGACACAGGCGACCGCTGACGGGGCTTTCCGGGCCCCGGGCCGGGCGCCGTACCATCGTCCCTATGGCTACGGAAGACGCGGTGCGTGAAGCACTGGCGACGGTGAACGACCCCGAGATCCAACGACCCATCACCGAACTGGGGATGGTCAAATCGGTGGACATCGGTGCGGACGGCGCGGTCGCGGTCGCCGTATATCTGACCGTCTCCGGCTGTCCGATGCGCGACACCATCACCGAGAACGTGACGAAGGCGGTCTCGGCGGTCGAGGGCGTCACCCGTGTCGACGTGACCCTGGACGTCATGAGCGACGAACAGCGCCGCGAACTGGCGGGCGCGCTGCGCGGCGGCCAGGCCGAGCGCGAGGTCCCCTTCGCGAAGCCGGGCTCCCTCACCCGCGTGTACGCGGTCGCCTCCGGCAAGGGCGGCGTCGGCAAGTCCTCGGTGACGGTGAACCTGGCGGCGGCGATGGCGGCCGACGGCCTCAAGGTCGGCGTCGTCGACGCGGACATCTACGGCCACTCCGTGCCCCGGATGCTCGGCGCCGACGGGCGTCCGACCCAGGTCGAGAACATGATCATGCCGCCGTCGGCACACGGCGTGAAGGTCATCTCCATCGGCATGTTCACGCCGGGCAACGCCCCGGTCGTATGGCGCGGCCCGATGCTCCACCGCGCCCTGCAGCAGTTCCTGGCGGACGTGTACTGGGGCGACCTGGACGTCCTCCTGCTCGACCTCCCGCCGGGCACCGGCGACATCGCGATCTCCGTCGCCCAGCTGGTGCCGAACGCCGAGATCCTCGTCGTCACCACCCCGCAGCAGGCGGCGGCCGAGGTGGCCGAGCGCGCGGGCTCCATCGCCGTCCAGACCCACCAGAAGATCGTGGGCGTCGTCGAGAACATGGCGGGCCTGCCGTGCCCGCACTGCGGCGAGATGGTCGACGTGTTCGGCACCGGCGGCGGCCAGACCGTAGCGGACGGGCTGACCCGCACCACCGGCGCGAGCGTCCCGGTCCTCGGCTCCATCCCCATCGACGTCCGGCTGCGCGAGGGCGGCGACGACGGCAGGCCGGTCGTCCTGACCGATCCCTCGTCCCCGGCCGGCTCGGCCCTGCGCGCCATCGCGGGCAAGCTGGGCGGCCGGCAGCGCGGCCTGTCGGGCATGTCCCTCGGCATCACCCCGAAGAACAAGTTCTGACCGACGGTCTCCCGGACCTTCCGGCCCCGGCGAGGTGGGCCCACCTCGTCAGGGGCACGGCCCGCTCGTCAAGGGCGCGGCCGGCTCGTCAGGGCCGCGGGGAGCCGCGCGACCCGGCCGTGTCCGGCGCGCGGCCGGACGGCCGCCCCGCAGCGCCCTCGGGGAACCCCCCGCGAAGCGCCGCGCGGTGCGCTCACGCGTACGCGGCGATGTCCTTGACCACGGCGAAGCCCAGCCCGTACGCGCTCATGCCGCGCCCGTACGCGCCGACGTGCACGCCCTCCTGGGTGGACCCGGCGAGGACCCAGCCGAACTCGGACTCCCGGTAGTGGAACGGCGTGGGCACACCGTCCACGGGGAGGGACAGCGAGGACCAGTCCGGCCCGTCGAGGTCGTCCGCGAGGACCCAGGCCGTCTCGGTCTGCTGGTCCAGCCAGTCGTCCCGCAGGGTGTGGTCCATCTGGCCGGGCCAGGTGAAGGACAGCAGCCCCACACCGGCCAGCCAGGCCGCCGAGGACACCGAGGTGGCCTCCAGCAGCCCCGTACCGTCCGCGCTGCGGCGCGAGGGGTTCGCCGCGACGGTCACCACGACCGCGAAGCGTTCCTTGTCCTCGGTCGACTCGCTGCGCACCGAGGGCTCCTCCCCGTGCCCGATCGAACCGTGTTCGACGGCGCCGTCCGCCGACATGCCCACCTGCATCAGCCAGCGCGGTCCCGTGAAGGCCTCGTCGAGGCCGTACCACGGGAAGGGCGCCAGCAGGTAGCCGTCGACCGTACGCCGGGCGGAGGAGAGCTGCTGCCCGCCCTCCGTGGCCGGTGACTGCGCGCCTACCCGACTTGTCGTCTCCATCTGCCCGGACGCCTCCTTGCTCTCGTCGGACCGGGTGGCCCGCCCCCCTCGGGCGTCCTCAGCGGTCCGCACAACAACTGGGCAGCATAGCCACACCGCTCCGAGCAGCAGGGAAAGCACCCGGCGCGTGGGTCGCGGCCGCCGTCGATTTCCGGCCGCGCCGAGCCGCCCCGGACTCCTGACCCGCCCGGGCCGGAGTACGTGTCAGGTGGCGTCGGCGTCGAAGGGCGGGCGCTCGTCCTCGCCCGGCTTCTCGGGCTTCTTGGTCATGTCCACGGTCGAACCGGAGCCTGAGCCGGAAGCCGTGCCGGAGCCCGGAGCCGACGACTCGGACGCACCGCTGTGCACCGCGTCCGTGACCTCGGCCATCTCCTTCTTCAGATCGAAGCCGTTACGGATCTCCTTGAGCCCCAGCTCGTCGTTGTCCAGCTGCTTGCGCAGGAACGTCTTGGGGTTCAGGTCCTCGAACTCGAAGTCCTTGAACTCGGGGCCGAGTTCCTCGCGGATGTCGGCCTTGGCCGTCTCCGAGAACTCGCGGATCTTGCGGATGGTGCGCGTGACGTCCTGGATCATCTTCGGGAGCTTGTCCGGACCGAAGACGAGCACGGCGAGGACAACGAGCGCCACCAGCTCGAGCGGTCCTATGTCATTGAACACCTGAAGCTCCTTGCGATGTCCTTCGGTCCTCGGCCCCCGGCGGTCGTTCCGTGGTCCGGGCCGGATCTACGGTACCCGCCGATCCCGTCCGTCCGGAACTGTCCCGGGGCCTCCGGGTCCGTGTACACGTCGAGTTCTCCCGGATGTCCGCCGCTCCTTCCGGGGGCGGCCACCGGTCCGCCGCCCGTGTCAGCCGCCGTCGGCCGAGCCCAGGACCAGGGTGATCCGTTTCCGGCCGCCGTCCCGCCTGAGGGTCAGCAGCAGCCGGTCCCCGGGGCGGTGCGCCCGGGTCCGCACGATCAGCTCCTCCCCCGAGTGCACGGGCACCCCGTCGACCTCGATGATCACGTCGCCCGCTCTGATCCCCGCCCGGGCACCGGGGCCGCCCGGGGTGACCGGCGGGCCCCCGGTCGTCTTCGTGCCGACCCGGGCGCCGTCGCCGCCGTACTGCAGGTCCAGCGTGACACCGATCACCGGGTGGGTCGCCCGGCCGGTGTTGATCAGCTCCTCGGCGACGCGTCTGGCCTGGTTGACGGGGATGGCGAAGCCGAGCCCGATGGAACCGGCCTGGCCGGCCTGCGGGTCGGTGCTGCCGTCAGCCGAGCGGATGGCGCTGTTGATGCCGATGACACGCGCCCGGGAGTCGAGCAGCGGTCCGCCGGAGTTGCCGGGGTTGATGGGGGCGTCGGTCTGCAGGGCGTCCACGTACGAGACGTCGCTCCCGTCGCCCTTCTCACCGCCCGCCGTGATGGGCCGCTCCTTGGCGCTGATGATCCCGGAGGTCACGGTGTTGGCGAGGTCGAAGGGCGCCCCGATGGCGACGACGGGGTCGCCCACCTGGACGCTGTCGGAGTTGCCAAGCGACAGGGGACGCAGTCCGCCGACCCCGGACACCTTGACGACGGCGAGGTCGTATCCGCTGTCGCGCCCGACGACGGTGGCCTCGGCGCTCTGGCCGCCGCTGAACGTCACGGTTATCCGGCCGCTGCTGCCGGCCGGCGCGACCACGTGGTTGTTGGTGAGGATGTGGCCCCGGCCGTCGAGCACGAAGCCGGTGCCGGTGCCCTGCTCGTCCGTCCCGCGCACGTGCAGCGTCACGACGCCGGGCAGCGCGCGGGCGGCTATCCCCGCGACGCTGTCCGCGGGCCTGCCGGGAGCCTCCTTCGCGGCCTGGGGCAGCCGGATGTCCCCGGTGGCGCCCTCGCGCTCCAGAGCGGCCCCCACGGCTCCGCCGACGCCTCCGGCCAGGACGGCGATCAGCACGGCCCCGAGGACCAGCGTCCGCCTCGGCCGCCGCGTCCGGGGCGCCGCCGCGCCGTTCTGCTGGAGCGGCCCCGGAGCGGCCCAGGGGTCGTAGTTCCGCCACGGGTCCGGAGCGGGGCGGGAAGCGTCCGCGTACGGGCCTGGAGGGCCCTCTGGGGCAGGAGAGGCTCCCGGGACCGGGAATCCCGCCGGGACCCCCTCCCCGTCCCCGGAGACGGCCACGGGGGCGGGCGTGCCCTGTGCGGGCGCCGCCGCGGGAGTCAGGGGCGGTGCGGGCGCCATCGGCGGGGCGGGGGTGCCGTACGCCGGCGCGGGTGTGACGGGCGCGGGCGTGGTCCGCGTGGGGGCGTCGCCGGAAGCCGTCGCGGGGATGCCGTGCGCCGCGGTGACCGCCGGGTGCTGGACCGGCGGAGCGGGAGCCCAGGGGCCCGGCTCACCGTACGGCGGGGTGCTGTAGGGGTCGGGATCGTGCAGGGGCACGGGACGGCCGTCGGCCTCCGGGGACGTGGGTACGGCGCCGGGCACCGGGGCGTCGGTCCCGGTGTGCGGCATCTCGGTCGTGACGGTGGTCCCGGTGTGCGGCATCTCGGTCGTGACGGTGGTCCCGGTGTGCGGCATCTCGGTCGTGTCCGGCACGTCAGCCGCGGCGGCGGGTGCCGGATCGGGCCGCTGGAGCCGGAAGTCCCCGTCCTGCTCGGAGTCCGCGTGCCACCCCGAGTCCTCGTCCCCTACGGAGGTCTCGTCCCGCCCGCAGCCGTCGCTCCGGACCGGGTCGGCGTCGCGCGCGTCGCCCGCGCGCCCCGGATCACCCTCGGGCGGGGAGGCCGCCTCCGCGGAGGCGCGCTCCGCGGCCCCCGGGGTCGTCCCCCCTTCGGCCACCGGAGGTACCGGCCGGTTCCACCACGTCGCCTTCGCGGGTTTCCCGTCGTCCATGTTCTCCCCACACCCGGCCCGTGGCACAGCACGCCGACGGCCACCGCAGATTGCCGACACCGCGTCCGGGAATCCCTCCGGCGGACGCGCCCCTCCCCGGATTCAACCAGGTTCCGGGGCCGCGGCGCAGAGGGCGGGTCAGCGGGCGGTGCGGGAGGAGAACGGAGGGGGAGGGGAGGAAGAGGGGGACGGGGCCGGGGCCGCGAGCAGCCCCGGGGTCGCGACGTCGGGCGCCATCGACCAGCCGGCCGTCACGGCCGGCTGTACCTCGGTGAGCGGACGTATCAGGGGGGACATCGCGGCGGCGCCGGCCACCACGGGGGTCGTCAGCGTGTGCACCATGTCCTGCCCCTGGGGCGCCGGAGCGGGGACTCCGGGCAGCAGCGGCGCGGAGACCTCGGTGGGCTGCACGGGGGCGTCGCCGAACCCGCGCTGGCCCTGGGCGAGCAGCGGTCCGGTGGAGCGGCGCCGCTGTGTCTCGGGTGCCGTCGCGGCTCCCGAGCCCGGGGTGCGCATCGGTGTCACGTTGCTCCCGCCGGAGCCGCGCGCGTCCGCGGTGTCGCCTGGGACCCCGGTCGACACCCCGCCGAGCGCGACCGCGGCCAGCGACACCGCGCCGGCGGCGGCGAAGGCGAAGCGCAGACCGCGCGAGGACGATCTCTCGGTCTCGTGGCGGCTGACGTCATGGATACGGAAGCCACGTCCGGCGGAAGGGGGCAGCACGTCCGCGTGCGGCCCGGCGGGCACGTACCCGAAGGGCTCGCCGCGCACGCCGAACACTCCGGTCGCCCCGGCGCCGGAGGGCAGTCTTCCCCCGAAGATCCCGCCGTCGAGCGGTGAGCCGTCACCGCCGTCGGTGTCACCTCCCCCCGGCAGTCCCTGGAGCCGGGCCAGGAAACTCTCGGAAGGGGGCGGAGGAGCTACTTCCGCGAAGACGTTCTTCAGTCGGCGCTGGGCGTCCGCCTCGGCCTTGCACCTCGCGCAGGTGGCGAGGTGGGCCAGGACGCGCTCGCGCGACTCATGACCGAGCTCTCCGTCCACCAGGGCGGAGAGTCGGTCCCCAAGGTGCTGGTCGGCAACACGCCGCTCCGCAGAGTCAGGCCGTGATCCACTCACGCGGTCGCGCCCCCTCCTCCCAGCGCGGGAACCCCCGTGATCGCGAAGCCGCGGCGCTCGGCACGGGCCTCGGGGGACCGGTGCGAGAGCCCCTTGCGCAGCTGCGAGCGACCACGGTGGATCCGGCTGCGGACCGTACCGAGCTTGACGCCCAGGGTGGCGGCGATCTCCTCGTACGACAGTCCCTCGATGTCACAGAGGACGACCGCGGCGCGGAACTCGGGCGCGAGCGTGTCCAGCGCCTGCTGGACGTCCGCGTCGAAGTGCGCGTCGTTGAAGACCTGCTGCGGGGAGGGCTCACGGCTGGGCAGCCGCTCGGCCGCGTCGTCGCCGAGGGCGTCGAAGCGGATGCGCTGCTTGCGGCGCACCATGTCCAGGAAGAGGTTGGTGGTGATGCGGTGCAGCCAGCCCTCGAAGGTGCCGGGCGTGTAGGTCGACAGGGATCGGAAGACGCGGACGAAGACCTCCTGGGTGAGGTCCTCTGCGTCGTGCTGGTTTCCCGTCAGGCGGTAGGCGAGCCGGTAGACCCGGCCGCTGTGCGTGCTGACGATCTCCTCCCAGGTGGGCGGAGTCCACGCCTGCGGTTCCGCGTCGGTGGTGAACGTCGCGGTCTGCGCGGGGGCAGCAGCATGGAACGTGTCAGCGGTGTCGGTCACGGATTTCGGCTCACCCGCTGATCGCAGCAGGCGCCGCAGCACCCGTCCCCGATCCACAGGCGCAGCCGCACCTCCCCTGTCGGCTCTGGTGGTGTCCAGTGGAGCCCCTACCATAGCCACCTCGCCCGTTAGCTCCGGATAAGCGGTTTTACGGGAAATTGATACGCGCTCATATGGCTGTGTCAGCACGTGCCCGGCACCTCGCTCCGCCTCCCGCTCCGCGACCTGATCCATGCGCTTCCCCCTGGTCCGTTTCCCCATCCCTCTAAACGCCCGGTCCCATCAGCAGGTTCCCGGCACCAACGGATACAGTCACGCCCAGGCAACCACGGGGACAGGAGAGGGTCATTACCGGCAACCGGCAGACGAGCTGGGCGTTCGCCGACGCCTTTGTCGCCGAGGACGAGGCGCTGCGCTGGGCCCGCGACCGGGCCCGCGAGGCAGGCCTGCGCTCGGTGTCGCCCGGCACGGGCGCCGCGTTGCGCTTGCTCGCCGCCACCGTGGACGCGAAAGCGGTGGCGGAGATCGGGACCGGGACCGGCGTCTCCGGGATTCATCTGCTGCACGGCATGCGGCCGGACGGAGTACTGACCACCGTGGACCCGGAGCCGGACCGCCAGCAGTTCGCCCGCCAGGCCTTCCGCGCGGCGGGCTTCGCGAGCAACCGCGCGCGCTTCATCCCCGGCCGCGCGCTGGACGTGCTCCCCCGGCTCGCGGACGCCGGCTACGACCTCGTCTTCTGTGACGGCGACCGTCTGGAGTGCCTGGACTACCTCGCTGAATCGTTGCGCCTGCTGCGGCCGGGCGGGCTCGTCGCCTTCGAGGGCGTCTTCGCGGACGGCCGCACCATGGACTCGGGTCCGCAGCCGGCGGAGGTCGGCCGACTGCGCGAGCTGCTGCGCGCGGTGCGCGAGAGCCAGGACCTGGTGCCCTCGCTGCTCCCGGTCGGCGACGGCTTGCTCTGCGCCGTCAAGCGCTGATCCGCTCCGCCCGACACCCGCCGCCCCGCCGCCCCGCCTCCCGAGGGCACCGCTCTGACCTGCGCAGACGCCAAATGGACGAGTCGCCGGGCCACCCTTGACACACCACTGCCCCGGCACCGTCTACGATGCCGGGGCAGGTGAAAAGGTATGGTCGCTTCCGCGTCAGCCGACGACCTTCTTGAGGGCGTCGCCGAGCGCGTCGGCCTCGTCGGGCGTCAGCTCGACGACGAGCCGACCGCCGCCTTCGAGCGGAACGCGCATGACGATGCCCCGCCCCTCCTTGGTCACCTCGAGCGGGCCATCGCCCGTCCGCGGCTTCATGGCCGCCATGCTCGTTCCCCTTCCTGAAACCAGCTCATCGTCGCCGACGGCCCCTTGGAGGGCACGCACGTCCTCTCATAGGACACACGTCACCGGCATCGAACACATTGCTTCCAGGCCATTATCCCGCATCTCAGGACCCGATGACCAACATCAGTCGGCATCGCTTGCGCAACGCGCTTGAGCAAAACCACTCAATTCGGCGATGTGGCTGCGATACTGCGCCGCCGCACGGACATTCCCGGCCCGGAATTCTTTGACGCAGGTCACATGTCCTGTCCGTCCCTCGGACCGTGATCTCCGCTCCGGCGTCCTGCATGCTGTCCTCGGACGCAGGGCGTACCGACGGGTACGACGGAGCCGCGACACCGAACCGAGGGGACCCACCATGGCCGACACCGTGCTCTACGAGGTGAGCGACGGACTCGCGACGATCACGCTGAACCGCCCCGAGGCGATGAACGCGATGGACACCGCCACGAAGGTCGCCCTGCGGGACGCGGCGCAGGAGGCCGCGGCGGACCCGGAGGTGCGGGCGATCCTCCTCACCGCGGCCGGCGACCGGGCGTTCTGCGTCGGACAGGACCTCAAGGAGCACATCGGGCTGCTGGCCGCCGACAAGGAGTCGGGGTCGAGGCACACGATGAACACCGTGCGCGAGCACTACAACCCCATCGTGCGCGCCCTGACCGGCGCCGCGAAGCCCGTGGTGGCCGCGGTCAACGGTGTCGCGGCCGGTGCGGGGCTCGGTTTCGCGCTCGCCGCGGACTACCGCGTCGTCGCCGACACGGCCGCGTTCAACACCTCGTTCGCCGGGGTCGCGCTGACCGCCGACTCCGGGATCTCCTGGACCCTGCCGCGGGTCGTGGGACCGGGCCGCGCCGCCGACCTGCTGCTCTTCCCGCGCAGTATCACCGCGCAGGAGGCGTACGACCTGGGCATCGCGAACCGGCTGGTACCCGCCGGGGAGCTGCGTGCCGAGGCGGAGAACGTGGCGCGGGCGCTCGCCGCGGGGCCGACCGTCGCGTACGCCGCGCTGAAGGAGGCCGTCGCGTACGGCCTGACCCACTCGCTGGACGAGACGCTGGAGAAGGAGGACGAGCTGCAGACCCGGGCCGGGGCCTCCGAGGACCATCTGATCGCGGTGCGTGCGTTCGTCGACAAGGAGAAGCCCAAGTACTTGGGGCGGTGACGGACGGCCGGAGGGGGCGGCGGAACGGGAGGACGGGACCGACCGGGCCTGCCCCACCGCCCCACCGCCCCTCCGGCCCGGTGTCCCGGCCGTCCGATCCCTGGTCCCGGGTACCCGGACGCCCGGACCCCCGGACGCCTATGGACGAATGCCGTGCCCCGCTACCCCTTCAGTCCTCCCTTGCGCGCGACGCAGTCGACCAGGTGGTCGTCGACCAGTCCGCACGCCTGCATCAGCGCGTACGCCGTCGTCGGGCCGACGAAGCGGATGCCGCGCTTCTTGAGGGCCTTGGAGAGAGCCGTCGATTCGTCCGTCACGGCCGGGACGTCGGACAGCACCGCGGGGGCGGGGCGGGTGTCCGGGTCGGGGGCGAAGGACCAGATCAGCTCGTCGAGCTCGCCGGGCGCCCAGTCGGCCAGCACGCGCGCGTTGGCGACGGTCGCCTCGATCTTCGCGCGGTTGCGGATGATGCCCGCGTCACCGAGGAGGCGCTCCTTGTCGGCGTCCGTGAAGGCGGCCACCGAGGCGATCTCGAAGCCGGCGAAGGCGGCCCGGAAGCCCGGCCTGCGGCGCAGGATGGTGATCCACGACAGGCCCGACTGGAAGGCCTCCAGGCAGAGCCGCTCGTACAGCGCGTCGTCCCCGTGGACCGGGCGGCCCCACTCCTGGTCGTGGTACGACACGTAGTCCTCGGTGGACAGCGCCCAGGGGCAGCGCAGCGCGCCGTCGGGACCGGCGATCGCGTCGCTCACCTGTCCTCGCCCTCGGGGTGCTTGTGCAGGGAGGTGGACCGGTGGGTGTCCGCGCGGGCGCCGGCGAGCGCGGACTCCAGGTCGGCGATCCGGGCGTCGCGCTCCGCGAGCTCCGCGCCGAGGCGGCCCAGGGCGTCGTCCACGTCCGACATGCGGTAGCCGCGGGCGGCGAGCGGGAACCGCAGGGACTCCACGTCCGCGCGGTTCACCGGCCGCGCGGCGGGCAGCGGATCGTCCAGCCGGTCGGGGGCCGCCTCGGGCAGGGGTGCGCTCTCGCCGCCGCCGACCACGGCCAGGGTGACCGCGGCGACCACGACGGCGAGCGCGACGACCAGGAACAAGAACATGAACATCGCTGAGGTCCCCACGCTCTGGTGCCGACGCGGTCGCGCCGGCGCGAAAGTACTGATGCCTGCCGACGGCCGAACCGTCGGACTCCGATCGTGCCATGCGAGTCTGACAGTTAAGGTCGCAGGCGGCTAAGCAGTGGGACGTACAGGGAGAGGTCGCAGGGGATGCTCAGGCTGGGGAAGCACGAATTCGGCCCGCACGAGCCGGTGATCATGGCGATCGTGAACCGGACCCCGGACTCCTTCTACGACCAGGGAGCCACCTTCCACGACGAGCCGGCGCTCGCCCGGGTGGAACAGGCGATCGCGGAGGGCGCCGCGATCATCGACATCGGCGGGGTCAAGGCCGGTCCCGGCGAGGAGGTCACCGCCGAGGAGGAGGCGCGTCGCACGGTCGGCTTCGTCGCCGAGGTCCGCCGCCGCTTCCCCGACGTGATCATCAGCGTCGACACCTGGCGGCACGAGGTCGGCGAGGCGGTCTGCGAGGCCGGCGCGGATCTGCTCAACGACGCGTGGGGCGGGGTGGATCCACGGCTCGCGGAGGTCGCGGCGCGGTACGGGGTGGGGCTGGTGTGCACCCATGCCGGGGGTGCGATGCCGCGGACGCGTCCGCACC
This region includes:
- a CDS encoding DUF1003 domain-containing protein — its product is MTPDRETRERAVTGATATTRPRSRLDQPMPPRRRLLPEWDPEAFGRLSERIARFLGTGRFIVWMTVVIILWVVWNVSAPRDLRFDNYPFIFLTLMLSLQASYAAPLILLAQNRQDDRDRVNLEQDRKQNERSIADTEYLTREIAALRIGLGEVATRDWIRSELEDLVRALEEDHSDGHAVFPAERSPGRDTGDR
- a CDS encoding Mrp/NBP35 family ATP-binding protein, with translation MATEDAVREALATVNDPEIQRPITELGMVKSVDIGADGAVAVAVYLTVSGCPMRDTITENVTKAVSAVEGVTRVDVTLDVMSDEQRRELAGALRGGQAEREVPFAKPGSLTRVYAVASGKGGVGKSSVTVNLAAAMAADGLKVGVVDADIYGHSVPRMLGADGRPTQVENMIMPPSAHGVKVISIGMFTPGNAPVVWRGPMLHRALQQFLADVYWGDLDVLLLDLPPGTGDIAISVAQLVPNAEILVVTTPQQAAAEVAERAGSIAVQTHQKIVGVVENMAGLPCPHCGEMVDVFGTGGGQTVADGLTRTTGASVPVLGSIPIDVRLREGGDDGRPVVLTDPSSPAGSALRAIAGKLGGRQRGLSGMSLGITPKNKF
- a CDS encoding sec-independent translocase, giving the protein MFNDIGPLELVALVVLAVLVFGPDKLPKMIQDVTRTIRKIREFSETAKADIREELGPEFKDFEFEDLNPKTFLRKQLDNDELGLKEIRNGFDLKKEMAEVTDAVHSGASESSAPGSGTASGSGSGSTVDMTKKPEKPGEDERPPFDADAT
- a CDS encoding S1C family serine protease yields the protein MDDGKPAKATWWNRPVPPVAEGGTTPGAAERASAEAASPPEGDPGRAGDARDADPVRSDGCGRDETSVGDEDSGWHADSEQDGDFRLQRPDPAPAAAADVPDTTEMPHTGTTVTTEMPHTGTTVTTEMPHTGTDAPVPGAVPTSPEADGRPVPLHDPDPYSTPPYGEPGPWAPAPPVQHPAVTAAHGIPATASGDAPTRTTPAPVTPAPAYGTPAPPMAPAPPLTPAAAPAQGTPAPVAVSGDGEGVPAGFPVPGASPAPEGPPGPYADASRPAPDPWRNYDPWAAPGPLQQNGAAAPRTRRPRRTLVLGAVLIAVLAGGVGGAVGAALEREGATGDIRLPQAAKEAPGRPADSVAGIAARALPGVVTLHVRGTDEQGTGTGFVLDGRGHILTNNHVVAPAGSSGRITVTFSGGQSAEATVVGRDSGYDLAVVKVSGVGGLRPLSLGNSDSVQVGDPVVAIGAPFDLANTVTSGIISAKERPITAGGEKGDGSDVSYVDALQTDAPINPGNSGGPLLDSRARVIGINSAIRSADGSTDPQAGQAGSIGLGFAIPVNQARRVAEELINTGRATHPVIGVTLDLQYGGDGARVGTKTTGGPPVTPGGPGARAGIRAGDVIIEVDGVPVHSGEELIVRTRAHRPGDRLLLTLRRDGGRKRITLVLGSADGG
- a CDS encoding anti-sigma factor family protein — translated: MSGSRPDSAERRVADQHLGDRLSALVDGELGHESRERVLAHLATCARCKAEADAQRRLKNVFAEVAPPPPSESFLARLQGLPGGGDTDGGDGSPLDGGIFGGRLPSGAGATGVFGVRGEPFGYVPAGPHADVLPPSAGRGFRIHDVSRHETERSSSRGLRFAFAAAGAVSLAAVALGGVSTGVPGDTADARGSGGSNVTPMRTPGSGAATAPETQRRRSTGPLLAQGQRGFGDAPVQPTEVSAPLLPGVPAPAPQGQDMVHTLTTPVVAGAAAMSPLIRPLTEVQPAVTAGWSMAPDVATPGLLAAPAPSPSSSPPPPFSSRTAR
- the sigE gene encoding RNA polymerase sigma factor SigE; its protein translation is MLRRLLRSAGEPKSVTDTADTFHAAAPAQTATFTTDAEPQAWTPPTWEEIVSTHSGRVYRLAYRLTGNQHDAEDLTQEVFVRVFRSLSTYTPGTFEGWLHRITTNLFLDMVRRKQRIRFDALGDDAAERLPSREPSPQQVFNDAHFDADVQQALDTLAPEFRAAVVLCDIEGLSYEEIAATLGVKLGTVRSRIHRGRSQLRKGLSHRSPEARAERRGFAITGVPALGGGGATA
- a CDS encoding O-methyltransferase, coding for MSRFPAPTDTVTPRQPRGQERVITGNRQTSWAFADAFVAEDEALRWARDRAREAGLRSVSPGTGAALRLLAATVDAKAVAEIGTGTGVSGIHLLHGMRPDGVLTTVDPEPDRQQFARQAFRAAGFASNRARFIPGRALDVLPRLADAGYDLVFCDGDRLECLDYLAESLRLLRPGGLVAFEGVFADGRTMDSGPQPAEVGRLRELLRAVRESQDLVPSLLPVGDGLLCAVKR
- a CDS encoding DUF3117 domain-containing protein — translated: MAAMKPRTGDGPLEVTKEGRGIVMRVPLEGGGRLVVELTPDEADALGDALKKVVG
- a CDS encoding enoyl-CoA hydratase/isomerase family protein — protein: MADTVLYEVSDGLATITLNRPEAMNAMDTATKVALRDAAQEAAADPEVRAILLTAAGDRAFCVGQDLKEHIGLLAADKESGSRHTMNTVREHYNPIVRALTGAAKPVVAAVNGVAAGAGLGFALAADYRVVADTAAFNTSFAGVALTADSGISWTLPRVVGPGRAADLLLFPRSITAQEAYDLGIANRLVPAGELRAEAENVARALAAGPTVAYAALKEAVAYGLTHSLDETLEKEDELQTRAGASEDHLIAVRAFVDKEKPKYLGR
- a CDS encoding DNA-3-methyladenine glycosylase I codes for the protein MSDAIAGPDGALRCPWALSTEDYVSYHDQEWGRPVHGDDALYERLCLEAFQSGLSWITILRRRPGFRAAFAGFEIASVAAFTDADKERLLGDAGIIRNRAKIEATVANARVLADWAPGELDELIWSFAPDPDTRPAPAVLSDVPAVTDESTALSKALKKRGIRFVGPTTAYALMQACGLVDDHLVDCVARKGGLKG
- a CDS encoding DivIVA domain-containing protein, producing MFMFLFLVVALAVVVAAVTLAVVGGGESAPLPEAAPDRLDDPLPAARPVNRADVESLRFPLAARGYRMSDVDDALGRLGAELAERDARIADLESALAGARADTHRSTSLHKHPEGEDR
- the folP gene encoding dihydropteroate synthase; the protein is MLRLGKHEFGPHEPVIMAIVNRTPDSFYDQGATFHDEPALARVEQAIAEGAAIIDIGGVKAGPGEEVTAEEEARRTVGFVAEVRRRFPDVIISVDTWRHEVGEAVCEAGADLLNDAWGGVDPRLAEVAARYGVGLVCTHAGGAMPRTRPHRIAYDDVMADILAVTVGLAERAVSLGVARESVLIDPGHDFGKNTRHSLEATRRLGEMVETGWPVLVSLSNKDFVGETLDRPVKERVMGTLATTAVSAWLGARVYRVHEVAETRQVLDMVASIAGHRPPAVARRGLA